The Methanomassiliicoccales archaeon genome has a window encoding:
- the gmd gene encoding GDP-mannose 4,6-dehydratase, whose amino-acid sequence MKKALITGITGQDGSYLAELLLSKGYEVHGIIRRASTFNTARISHIYQDPHAQNRRLNLHYGDLADSEMINNIIYNTRPDEVYNLGAQSHVRVSFDIPEYTGNVVGLGATRMLESIRRSGRSVRYYQASSSEMFGGALPPQSEKTPFIPRSPYACAKMYAFWMAQNYREGYGMYACNGILFNHESPRRGETFVTRKITRAIAAMLSKKQDKLYLGNLKAKRDWGFAPEYVEAMWLMLQQEKAEDFVIGTGETHSVQEFVDFTFEYAELDQSDRVDIDPRYFRPTEVEVLIAEPTKSKMVLKWEPKVKFKELAMIMVDADMRAAGLEPIGKGDAVLKSKFKNRYWSVD is encoded by the coding sequence ATGAAGAAGGCATTGATCACTGGTATAACTGGTCAAGACGGTTCATATTTGGCAGAATTGTTGCTCTCCAAGGGCTATGAAGTTCACGGTATCATCCGTAGGGCCAGTACTTTCAACACTGCCCGCATCAGCCATATTTATCAGGACCCTCATGCCCAGAACAGGAGGCTCAATCTCCACTATGGTGACCTGGCCGATTCCGAGATGATCAACAACATCATCTATAACACTCGACCAGACGAGGTCTACAACCTTGGAGCTCAAAGCCATGTACGAGTCAGCTTCGACATACCCGAGTACACCGGAAACGTGGTCGGGTTGGGTGCCACAAGAATGCTGGAGTCGATCCGCCGCAGCGGAAGATCAGTTAGGTACTACCAGGCCTCGAGCAGTGAGATGTTTGGTGGTGCCCTTCCCCCTCAGAGCGAAAAGACTCCGTTCATTCCCCGTTCGCCATATGCCTGTGCAAAAATGTACGCCTTCTGGATGGCCCAGAACTATAGAGAAGGGTATGGTATGTACGCCTGCAACGGAATCCTTTTCAACCATGAGTCACCCCGGAGAGGGGAGACCTTCGTTACGAGGAAGATCACCCGCGCGATAGCAGCCATGCTATCAAAAAAGCAGGACAAACTATACTTGGGGAATCTGAAGGCCAAACGAGACTGGGGTTTCGCACCCGAATATGTGGAGGCCATGTGGCTGATGTTGCAGCAAGAGAAGGCCGAAGACTTCGTTATCGGTACTGGTGAGACCCACTCAGTGCAGGAGTTCGTCGATTTCACATTTGAATATGCTGAACTGGACCAGAGTGACCGGGTGGACATCGACCCGCGTTATTTCCGTCCCACAGAGGTTGAGGTTCTGATAGCCGAGCCAACCAAATCCAAGATGGTGCTTAAATGGGAGCCTAAGGTCAAGTTCAAGGAACTGGCCATGATAATGGTGGACGCGGATATGCGTGCCGCAGGGCTGGAACCGATTGGAAAAGGGGACGCAGTGCTGAAGAGCAAGTTCAAGAACCGATATTGGAGCGTGGACTAA
- a CDS encoding glycosyltransferase, giving the protein MVYLRSIQISGTRKIIMIDTVDVSSHRREGRNSTAMISVIMPAFNEGKKIRANLIEAIDTFRSLGHPFELIVVNDGSTDDTGNDVHKVELEHSEVILVTYTRNGGKGNALKEGWKYAHGDLVTFVDADLELHPRQLNMFLDEMEKKRVDIVIGSKRHPESIIHYPLKRKILSKCYNLLIRGLFQCNLTDTQPGLKLFKREVLAKEFPKVFVKRYAFDLELLLNSLKDGYTIAEVPIMIDYVRENGGRIKLKDVGRIYKDTMGIFFRIKLTHFYEAPKKEIEPSIEPTSCANADKIGNQTIQSQTVPKM; this is encoded by the coding sequence TTGGTTTATCTGAGGTCAATCCAGATAAGTGGTACTAGGAAAATAATCATGATAGATACGGTTGACGTTTCATCACACAGGAGAGAGGGGCGCAACTCCACGGCTATGATCTCCGTGATAATGCCTGCCTTTAACGAAGGAAAAAAGATTAGGGCCAATTTGATCGAAGCAATAGACACCTTCCGCTCCCTCGGCCATCCTTTTGAGTTGATAGTTGTAAACGATGGAAGCACAGATGACACAGGTAACGACGTGCACAAAGTTGAATTGGAACATTCCGAGGTCATACTAGTTACCTATACCAGGAATGGAGGGAAGGGAAACGCGTTAAAAGAGGGTTGGAAATATGCGCATGGTGACCTGGTCACCTTCGTAGACGCCGACCTGGAACTTCACCCTAGACAATTGAACATGTTCCTTGATGAGATGGAAAAGAAAAGGGTCGACATTGTGATCGGCTCGAAGAGGCACCCGGAATCCATCATCCATTATCCTCTAAAAAGGAAGATTCTATCAAAATGCTACAATCTGCTTATCCGCGGTTTGTTCCAATGTAATCTGACTGACACGCAACCAGGACTGAAACTCTTCAAGAGAGAGGTCCTAGCAAAGGAATTTCCGAAGGTCTTCGTGAAGAGGTATGCCTTTGACCTCGAGCTGTTGCTTAATTCATTGAAAGATGGATACACGATCGCGGAAGTTCCGATCATGATAGACTATGTCAGAGAGAATGGCGGCAGGATCAAGCTCAAGGATGTGGGGAGGATCTACAAGGATACCATGGGCATCTTCTTTAGAATCAAATTGACCCATTTCTACGAGGCTCCAAAAAAGGAAATCGAGCCTTCTATCGAACCGACATCCTGCGCAAATGCCGATAAGATAGGAAACCAAACAATCCAATCACAAACAGTACCGAAAATGTAA
- a CDS encoding alpha-(1->3)-arabinofuranosyltransferase family protein, producing the protein MKCLTENQDGSMVFNRLRDWKLVRFINGNFTKTELIEIILLMILGLVVFTWYSSNLVIDAFDYNVSFSPEQTLFQSLQLWDPHGGLGIANPRAVSGILPTNLYYAAMSLIGFSLHDAQNLLFYVILTGSGVSIFLLYRAFGFEERFRNGAVFASILYMFSPIASTFLWNQLASNWYSYSFMPLIAAMVVFGIRTRRGSFYILGVILLWTLLLSASYMNPVNAMIDWIFILGLLAVLIFKKSERRKQVLKFAAILMILWFMVNVFWLGSILNNASVEFAKAGVSSVGVSNEELLNSNSVPIYLAALQTGYWALYHTYLGDHWYSWSGLASSFMFVFSCLVITITAFYAFFIRPRNPIILLLGGFTALCLIMINGFTPPIGGLLEGLFDAFPLLYAFRSLYQHFGPLLALSYALLLGYSMAYLIGSVSWPKRKDFSFRKISSKALAVMTWTVLVMLALSVIAVPYFTGQVIFDGGKVIPSARIHVPEYYYQANDFLNNGSGDFRVLNLPYCQIGYAAYNWENGYWGGDPLSTIFDKVVIVSEPGQSNELLVNMANEIVNSSPTMNIAKMLSIMNVRYVMLHEDANWEFIQGQSPPWWAAPKANFSMYDNGLKNVGLKKVATFEGLVIYENPEWRDIHFLQVNQMLAVVGGIPAVKNLTEESWYNVSKMAFVVVNSLKDVVDLGYNVDAIYLGRVLFRENSWKIQDGLIPIDSIGSSTRHGLMVESDKRYLVFSERYDPEWIMTTENGTAGHMSVNMFFNGYIVENGTEKVTIEYQPQKMLTNLVTFSVLFVIGLFGFLSYRHLRRMSVR; encoded by the coding sequence ATGAAATGTCTCACGGAAAACCAAGACGGGTCAATGGTTTTTAATCGACTTCGCGATTGGAAGTTAGTTCGGTTCATCAATGGCAATTTTACAAAGACCGAATTAATCGAAATTATTTTGCTGATGATACTGGGACTTGTTGTTTTCACCTGGTATTCGTCCAATCTGGTAATTGATGCGTTTGATTATAATGTTTCATTTTCACCGGAACAGACGTTGTTTCAATCGTTGCAGCTATGGGATCCGCATGGAGGATTAGGAATAGCAAATCCTCGGGCGGTTTCCGGAATTCTACCTACAAACCTGTACTATGCGGCAATGAGTCTCATCGGATTCTCACTCCATGATGCGCAGAATCTTCTCTTCTACGTTATCCTTACAGGATCCGGGGTCTCGATATTTCTGCTGTACCGGGCGTTTGGATTCGAAGAAAGGTTTCGGAATGGAGCGGTCTTCGCATCCATCCTCTATATGTTCTCACCCATAGCATCGACCTTTCTCTGGAACCAATTGGCCTCCAATTGGTATTCCTACTCTTTCATGCCACTGATCGCGGCGATGGTGGTTTTCGGGATACGAACAAGGCGAGGTTCTTTCTATATTCTCGGGGTCATCTTGCTGTGGACTCTACTCTTATCCGCTTCATACATGAATCCTGTGAACGCGATGATAGACTGGATCTTCATCCTTGGTCTCCTGGCGGTCCTAATTTTCAAGAAATCGGAAAGAAGGAAACAGGTGCTCAAGTTCGCCGCGATATTGATGATATTATGGTTTATGGTCAATGTATTCTGGCTCGGTTCGATCCTCAATAACGCCAGCGTGGAGTTCGCCAAAGCAGGGGTCAGTTCGGTAGGAGTTAGTAATGAGGAGCTGTTGAATTCCAATTCCGTCCCCATCTATCTCGCTGCTTTGCAGACTGGATATTGGGCCTTGTATCATACCTATTTAGGAGACCATTGGTATTCTTGGTCCGGACTTGCTTCATCTTTCATGTTTGTCTTTTCTTGCCTTGTCATCACCATCACCGCGTTCTATGCATTTTTCATCCGTCCAAGAAATCCCATCATACTCCTTCTCGGTGGTTTCACGGCTTTATGCCTAATAATGATCAATGGATTCACTCCCCCCATAGGGGGTCTATTGGAAGGACTATTCGATGCTTTTCCCCTACTTTACGCCTTTCGGAGCCTATACCAACATTTCGGACCTTTGCTGGCCTTAAGCTATGCTCTGCTCCTGGGTTATTCCATGGCCTATCTCATCGGGTCAGTTTCCTGGCCTAAGAGGAAGGACTTTTCATTCCGTAAGATATCATCAAAGGCATTGGCGGTGATGACCTGGACAGTTCTCGTCATGCTCGCGCTCTCAGTGATCGCAGTTCCGTATTTCACCGGTCAGGTTATTTTCGATGGGGGAAAAGTCATCCCTTCAGCCCGTATCCATGTACCCGAATATTATTACCAGGCCAACGATTTCTTGAATAATGGCTCTGGGGACTTCCGGGTACTTAATCTTCCTTATTGTCAAATAGGCTATGCCGCGTACAACTGGGAGAATGGTTATTGGGGGGGAGATCCTCTTTCAACAATATTCGACAAGGTCGTCATCGTTTCCGAACCTGGTCAATCCAATGAATTGCTCGTCAACATGGCCAACGAAATTGTCAATAGTTCACCGACCATGAATATTGCGAAGATGCTTTCCATCATGAACGTGCGATATGTCATGCTCCACGAAGACGCGAATTGGGAATTCATTCAAGGGCAATCCCCTCCCTGGTGGGCGGCTCCAAAGGCGAACTTCTCGATGTATGATAACGGTCTTAAGAACGTGGGCTTGAAGAAGGTTGCGACCTTTGAGGGATTGGTGATATATGAAAATCCTGAATGGAGGGACATACATTTCCTCCAGGTCAACCAGATGCTGGCGGTGGTGGGGGGGATTCCGGCTGTTAAGAATCTTACAGAGGAGAGTTGGTACAATGTCTCCAAAATGGCGTTCGTGGTGGTCAATTCATTGAAAGATGTAGTCGATCTGGGTTATAATGTTGACGCGATCTACCTCGGTCGCGTGCTGTTTAGAGAGAATAGTTGGAAGATTCAGGACGGGCTCATACCGATCGATTCGATCGGCAGTTCGACCAGACATGGACTGATGGTGGAAAGTGACAAACGCTATCTGGTGTTCTCGGAAAGGTACGATCCTGAATGGATAATGACCACCGAAAATGGCACGGCAGGACATATGTCCGTGAACATGTTCTTCAACGGATACATCGTTGAAAATGGAACAGAGAAGGTCACGATCGAATACCAACCACAGAAAATGCTTACGAATCTAGTTACATTTTCGGTACTGTTTGTGATTGGATTGTTTGGTTTCCTATCTTATCGGCATTTGCGCAGGATGTCGGTTCGATAG
- a CDS encoding glycosyltransferase family 4 protein: MYPSPLQGEYQIKILVFNWRDPNNPDAGGAEQFTHQIEKRWVKWGHQVTQFSAAFKGCLPEEEIDGVRIVRGGNRFTVYRHARKFYKDSDRFDVVVDEINTIPFNAPTFVNRGEKLFALIHQLAREFWYYETPFPVGYFGNHFLEDRWLKKYADMDVITVSNSTMDDLRALGFKKLHLVHEGYDFQPLSTVGEKENIPTIIYVGRFKKVKLPDHALKAFQIAKARMPDLRMWMVGMGYMQPKLKKLEVKDVTFYGRLQLEEKSRLVSRAHVIVVPAVREGWGLVVTEANAMGTPAIGYRVPGLRDSIKDGKTGLLCDPNPTAMAETIVSLLSQEEKRIELSKNALEDAKEYNWDRTAREFIDLFEGNNKSE; this comes from the coding sequence TCCCTCTCCACTTCAGGGGGAGTACCAGATTAAGATTTTGGTGTTTAACTGGCGAGATCCCAATAACCCAGACGCCGGAGGAGCGGAACAATTCACCCACCAGATAGAAAAAAGATGGGTAAAGTGGGGTCACCAAGTAACCCAATTCTCCGCCGCTTTTAAAGGATGCCTCCCGGAAGAAGAGATCGATGGTGTCAGGATAGTCAGGGGTGGCAACCGGTTCACCGTTTACCGGCACGCCCGGAAATTCTATAAAGACTCTGACAGGTTTGACGTGGTGGTCGACGAGATCAACACGATTCCATTCAACGCCCCTACTTTCGTCAATCGGGGAGAAAAGCTATTTGCACTGATTCACCAGCTGGCGAGGGAATTTTGGTATTATGAGACTCCATTCCCTGTAGGCTATTTCGGCAATCATTTCCTAGAGGACAGATGGTTAAAGAAATATGCTGACATGGACGTCATTACCGTATCCAACTCCACCATGGACGATTTGAGAGCTCTTGGTTTCAAGAAGCTGCATCTGGTCCATGAAGGATATGATTTCCAACCGCTTTCGACCGTAGGGGAGAAGGAAAATATTCCTACGATCATTTACGTCGGCAGATTCAAGAAGGTGAAACTTCCGGACCACGCCTTGAAAGCATTCCAGATCGCGAAGGCAAGGATGCCGGACCTTCGAATGTGGATGGTAGGCATGGGCTACATGCAACCCAAACTGAAGAAGCTCGAGGTCAAAGATGTCACCTTCTATGGACGTCTTCAGCTAGAGGAGAAGTCAAGGCTCGTCTCAAGGGCCCACGTTATTGTTGTTCCGGCGGTCAGAGAAGGTTGGGGGCTGGTCGTCACCGAGGCCAATGCCATGGGCACACCGGCGATCGGGTACCGGGTCCCGGGACTTCGCGATTCCATAAAGGATGGAAAAACTGGGCTGCTTTGCGATCCAAATCCCACTGCTATGGCGGAGACCATTGTGTCTCTCCTTAGCCAGGAGGAAAAGAGAATCGAACTCTCAAAGAATGCCCTAGAAGATGCGAAGGAATACAACTGGGACCGCACTGCTAGAGAATTCATTGATCTTTTTGAAGGAAATAATAAGAGTGAATGA